The Verrucomicrobiota bacterium genome contains a region encoding:
- a CDS encoding AAA family ATPase, translating to MTTLQLVDKIAAMKTGRAFPSYIDYVRFPRFRNLEPGARIDFTFPLTVFVGQNGCGKSSALQALYGCPKGKSVGSYWFNTVIDPIEEMAAENRHCLIYSYDGGGRDREVLKTRINKAGQPDLWDTSEPIVAYGMRIGNRHPPIEKEVVYLNFRVVQNAFERAFHAERPPASGIQDLLRGRSVNLKAAFKSGRKGALGHFIHRAHEDVYQLSPQELQDVSNILGREYTAAKVLRHRYFGHWGHSVILKTRNASYSEAFAGSGETAVVVLVREVHAAPSNSLLLFDEPETSLHPGAQRLVLDFLLHKCVSSKHQIIISTHAPGFVDSLPPSAVKIFQPTQAGNFRIIQDVRPEEAFFFIGQPLTNKRTVIVEDRLAKNMVEACLDHMGPAVRNLFDVRYYPGGASAMKKDAVIYSRMEPSEIYLLFDGDQKPVGEIFNPDNLTLAQDANPVQAVLFLNEAIRNAFDIEPVFASDGGVQGGNQVQQRDLRKAYLRYMRRNAVFFPMASLEEVIWDQSAAETFLRTILPVAQSQAIVTRLLGEPSHKKKFVLFSDAICGGSSAGDLDVFHAMLIKRWVTLAPGSFTATIALLKALKSPR from the coding sequence ATGACTACTCTCCAATTAGTTGACAAAATCGCGGCCATGAAAACCGGAAGGGCATTTCCTTCCTACATCGATTATGTTCGGTTCCCTCGCTTTCGGAATCTTGAGCCTGGCGCCAGGATTGATTTCACCTTCCCATTAACTGTGTTCGTTGGTCAAAATGGCTGTGGAAAGAGTTCGGCTCTCCAAGCGCTATACGGTTGCCCGAAAGGCAAAAGTGTTGGGAGTTATTGGTTCAACACCGTGATCGACCCTATCGAGGAAATGGCCGCCGAGAATCGTCATTGCCTGATATACTCATATGATGGTGGTGGACGGGATAGGGAAGTGCTCAAAACCCGAATAAATAAAGCCGGCCAGCCTGATTTGTGGGATACGAGCGAACCGATTGTAGCATACGGGATGAGGATAGGAAACAGGCATCCACCAATTGAGAAGGAGGTTGTTTACTTGAATTTTCGCGTGGTTCAGAATGCGTTCGAGCGGGCTTTTCATGCGGAGCGGCCCCCAGCTTCTGGTATCCAAGATTTATTGCGGGGCAGGTCGGTGAATCTAAAGGCGGCATTCAAAAGCGGGCGCAAAGGGGCTTTGGGTCACTTTATACATAGAGCCCACGAGGATGTGTACCAACTCTCGCCTCAGGAACTTCAAGATGTGAGCAATATCCTCGGACGCGAATATACGGCTGCCAAAGTGCTTCGGCACCGTTACTTCGGCCACTGGGGTCACTCCGTGATTCTAAAAACCAGAAACGCCTCCTACTCGGAAGCGTTTGCGGGGAGTGGTGAGACCGCTGTGGTTGTCTTGGTGCGTGAGGTTCATGCTGCTCCCAGTAACTCTCTCCTCTTGTTTGATGAGCCTGAGACATCATTACACCCGGGCGCTCAGCGGCTTGTGTTGGATTTCCTTTTGCACAAGTGTGTCTCATCAAAACACCAAATTATTATTTCCACCCATGCACCTGGATTTGTCGATTCCTTGCCTCCCAGTGCAGTGAAAATTTTTCAACCAACACAAGCGGGCAATTTCCGAATCATTCAAGATGTCCGACCGGAGGAAGCGTTCTTTTTTATCGGGCAGCCGTTGACGAATAAGCGAACCGTGATAGTCGAAGACCGGTTGGCAAAGAATATGGTGGAGGCATGCCTGGACCACATGGGACCTGCGGTCAGGAATTTGTTTGACGTTAGGTATTATCCTGGCGGAGCCAGCGCCATGAAAAAGGATGCGGTCATTTATTCACGCATGGAGCCATCAGAAATTTATCTGCTTTTTGATGGCGACCAGAAACCGGTAGGAGAAATTTTTAATCCGGATAACTTAACCCTTGCGCAGGACGCCAATCCTGTTCAGGCGGTTCTATTTCTTAACGAAGCAATTCGCAATGCTTTTGACATCGAGCCCGTTTTTGCCTCAGACGGTGGAGTTCAGGGCGGCAACCAGGTTCAGCAGCGCGACCTTCGCAAAGCGTATCTCCGTTATATGCGCCGCAATGCAGTCTTCTTTCCAATGGCATCGCTCGAAGAAGTTATCTGGGATCAATCCGCCGCAGAGACTTTCCTACGAACAATACTGCCAGTGGCCCAGTCACAGGCAATTGTAACTCGACTGCTCGGTGAGCCAAGTCATAAAAAAAAGTTTGTACTCTTTTCCGATGCGATTTGCGGCGGTAGCTCGGCCGGGGATCTTGACGTGTTCCATGCGATGCTAATCAAGCGCTGGGTCACCTTAGCCCCCGGATCATTCACCGCTACTATAGCGCTTCTCAAAGCGCTCAAGAGCCCCCGGTAA
- a CDS encoding Eco29kI family restriction endonuclease — protein sequence MSKHTNIASLLDEIHALAATLPAIPDFTKFSDTKRRHLRQNLETTMRKLDTARLHLDPVLLPALVFDPTAPKVVGKLVADTLLLQPRVPLANSAETRFYGAGVYAIYYHGNFDCYSPISGKEHPIYVGKADPAQLHASTPQEQGERLSSRLRDHARSIRGSTNLEIKDFDCRYLVVRSAWVETAEDHLIEYFKPVWNKETKVCFGFGKHGDDPGTRANKRSPWDTLHPGRKWATRVGNTPGTLEADEIKKTILRHFQLNHPAV from the coding sequence GTGTCAAAACATACGAACATCGCCAGCCTCCTTGATGAAATCCACGCGCTGGCCGCTACGCTGCCCGCCATACCCGACTTCACCAAGTTCTCTGACACGAAACGTCGTCACCTGCGCCAGAATCTCGAAACCACCATGCGCAAACTCGATACGGCCCGTTTGCACTTGGATCCGGTTCTCCTGCCGGCGCTTGTTTTCGACCCAACAGCTCCCAAAGTAGTCGGTAAACTCGTGGCCGACACCCTTTTGCTCCAGCCACGTGTACCCTTGGCAAATTCCGCTGAAACTAGGTTCTACGGCGCTGGCGTCTACGCGATTTATTATCACGGGAACTTCGACTGCTATTCTCCAATCTCCGGCAAAGAGCATCCAATCTATGTGGGAAAAGCTGATCCGGCGCAACTCCATGCTTCAACGCCCCAAGAACAAGGGGAGCGGCTTTCCAGCCGGTTGCGGGATCATGCCCGTAGCATTCGTGGGAGCACCAATCTCGAAATAAAGGATTTTGATTGCCGCTATTTGGTTGTCCGAAGCGCTTGGGTGGAAACAGCGGAGGATCATCTGATTGAGTATTTTAAGCCCGTCTGGAACAAGGAAACAAAAGTCTGTTTTGGTTTTGGGAAGCACGGCGATGACCCCGGTACCCGGGCCAACAAGCGCTCCCCTTGGGACACTCTCCATCCCGGCCGAAAATGGGCAACGCGTGTTGGCAATACTCCCGGTACATTGGAGGCGGATGAGATTAAAAAGACTATCCTAAGGCATTTTCAACTGAACCATCCAGCGGTATAA